The following are encoded together in the Marmota flaviventris isolate mMarFla1 chromosome 18, mMarFla1.hap1, whole genome shotgun sequence genome:
- the Dpep1 gene encoding dipeptidase 1, translating to MWTSWWLWPLVAVCAADSFRNEAERIMRDLPLVDGHNDLPWQLLNLFNNQLLDKRANLTTLADTHTNIPKLKAGFVGGQFWSAYLPCETQNKDVVKRTLEQMDVINRMCQMYPEDFVCVTSSEGIRQAFREGKVASLIGVEGGHSIDSSLGVLRALYHLGMRYMTLTHNCNTPWADNWLVDDGADKAQSQGLSDFGQQVVKEMNRLGIMIDLAHVSVATMKAALKLSKAPVIFSHSSAYSLCRHARNVPDDVLQMVKETGSLVMVNFYNYFVSCSEGANLSQVADHLDHVKKVAGAGAVGFGGDYDGVTRLPVGLEDVSKYPDLIAELLRRQWTEEEVRGALANNLLRVFEEVEKVSNHSETPEETPIPLDQLGGSCRTQYGYSEAPGLHHQPGALLAFLVPLLFSLQPL from the exons GCACAATGACCTGCCCTGGCAGCTGCTGAATCTGTTCAACAACCAGCTGCTGGACAAGAGGGCCAACCTGACCACACTGGCTGACACCCACACCAACATCCCCAAGCTGAAGGCTGGCTTTGTGGGGGGCCAG TTCTGGTCTGCGTATCTACCTTGTGAGACTCAGAACAAGGACGTGGTGAAGAGGACGCTGGAGCAGATGGACGTCATTAACCGCATGTGCCAGATGTACCCCGAAGACTTTGTGTGTGTCACCAGTAGTGAAG GCATCCGACAGGCCTTCAGGGAGGGGAAGGTGGCCAGCCTGATCGGTGTGGAGGGCGGCCACTCCATCGACAGCAGCCTGGGTGTCCTgcgggcactctaccacctgGGGATGCGATACATGACCCTCACTCACAACTGCAACACACCCTG GGCTGACAACTGGCTGGTGGATGACGGAGCTGACAAGGCTCAGAGCCAAGGGCTGTCAGACTTTGGGCAg CAAGTCGTGAAGGAGATGAACCGCCTGGGCATCATGATTGACCTGGCTCATGTGTCAGTGGCCACCATGAAGGCTGCTCTGAAGCTGTCCAAGGCACCAGTCATCTTCAGCCACTCCTCGGCCTACAGCCTGTGTAGGCATGCCCGGAACGTGCCAGACGATGTGCTCCAGATggtg AAGGAGACGGGCAGCCTGGTGATGGTGAACTTCTACAACTACTTTGTCTCCTGCTCTGAGGGTGCCAACCTGTCCCAGGTGGCTG ACCACCTGGACCACGTGAAGAAAGTGGCAGGAGCCGGAGCCGTGGGCTTTGGCGGGGACTATGACGGTGTTACCAG GCTCCCGGTGGGGCTGGAGGACGTTTCTAAGTACCCAGACCTGATTGCGGAGCTGCTCAGGAGGCAGTGGACAGAGGAAGAGGTCAGGGGTGCACTGGCTAACAACCTGCTGAGAGTCTTCGAGGAAGTGGAGAAG GTGAGCAACCACAGCGAAACTCCAGAGGAGACACCCATCCCACTGGACCAGCTGGGCGGCTCCTGTAGGACTCAGTATGGCTACTCAGAAGCCCCCGGCCTCCATCACCAGCCAGGGGCCCTGCTGGCATTCCTGGTACCTCTGCTCTTCAGCCTGCAGCCCCTGTGA